AGGTCTCTTTTTAAAAGAGACCTTTGTTGTATTATTAAATCAGATTATGCTCCATGGCGGTCTTAATCAGAGCCGCCATATTCTTTGCTTTAAATTTGCTCATCATTCTTTTACGATGTGTTTCTATCGTCAGGGGACTCAGGAACAATTCATCAGCTATTGCTGTCGTCGTCTTTCCCAATGCAATATGTTGTAAAATTTCTTTTTCTCGTTTTGTGAGTTTGGGAAGTTCGATCAGATCATGGAGATGGGGTCTTGCTATAATCTCTTTTACATCAGAGCTGAAGGTTACTTTTCCACTGAGCGCTTCATGAAGTGCATTTTTCAGTTCATGCAGGTCAACATTTTTGAGAAGGTAGCCCACAGCTCCGTTTTCGAGCATCTGCAGAATAATACTTCTTTCAATATGATTGCTGATAGCAATTATTGCGGCATCCGGAGCCACTTTTTTGATTTGAAGGCATAAATCGATCCCGCTGATATCTGGTAAACTTATGTCTAAGAGCACAATATCTACAGACTCTGTTTTGACGAAAGTCAGAAAATCATAACCATGTGTGAAAGTGCCAACGATTGTATATTCCGGGTTGCTTTCAATCAATCTGCTTAAACCTTCTAAAACGATGAGATGGTCATCAA
The Sphingobacterium spiritivorum genome window above contains:
- a CDS encoding response regulator transcription factor; translation: MFEKTIKIAIVDDHLIVLEGLSRLIESNPEYTIVGTFTHGYDFLTFVKTESVDIVLLDISLPDISGIDLCLQIKKVAPDAAIIAISNHIERSIILQMLENGAVGYLLKNVDLHELKNALHEALSGKVTFSSDVKEIIARPHLHDLIELPKLTKREKEILQHIALGKTTTAIADELFLSPLTIETHRKRMMSKFKAKNMAALIKTAMEHNLI